The Clostridioides sp. ES-S-0010-02 genome window below encodes:
- the nagA gene encoding N-acetylglucosamine-6-phosphate deacetylase, whose product MKCLINGKIILKNQILENKVLVFDEKIIDISDEIPNDCEVIDVGGKYISPGLIDIHIHGNMGKDTMDSTDESIETISKSIMRHGVTSFLPTTMTMDKEHVYDALEVIKKAKSRKLGGAQVLGAHLEGPFINENYKGAQNEKFIINSKYEFIKEYKNVIKVITYAPEKDIDFDFTREIKRCTNIVLSIGHSNASYEQAKEAINLGVTNITHMFNAMTGLNHRDPGVVGAALTTDVYSELIADTIHINKDLFQFILNNKGREKLILITDSIEAGGLEDGNYALGGQKVIVKGNEARLENGALAGSVLSLNKMVLNFLNNTNLRVNEAINLASLNPATSLGINDKKGSLDIGKDADIAVFDENLDCKMTLCLGEVVYKNM is encoded by the coding sequence GTGAAATGTTTAATTAATGGGAAAATAATATTAAAGAATCAAATTTTAGAAAACAAAGTACTAGTATTTGATGAAAAAATAATTGATATATCTGATGAGATACCAAATGATTGTGAAGTTATAGATGTTGGTGGTAAATATATCTCTCCAGGTCTTATTGATATTCATATACATGGAAACATGGGAAAAGACACAATGGATTCAACTGATGAATCTATAGAGACAATTTCAAAATCAATAATGAGACATGGCGTAACATCTTTTCTTCCAACTACAATGACAATGGATAAAGAGCATGTTTATGATGCACTTGAAGTTATCAAAAAAGCTAAAAGTAGAAAACTTGGAGGAGCTCAAGTATTAGGAGCACATTTAGAAGGACCTTTTATAAATGAAAATTATAAGGGGGCACAAAATGAAAAATTTATAATAAATTCAAAATATGAATTTATCAAAGAATACAAGAATGTTATAAAGGTAATAACTTATGCTCCAGAAAAGGATATAGACTTTGACTTTACTAGAGAAATCAAAAGATGTACAAATATAGTTTTATCTATAGGTCACAGTAATGCAAGTTATGAGCAAGCTAAAGAAGCTATAAACTTAGGTGTAACAAATATAACTCATATGTTTAATGCAATGACTGGATTAAACCATAGAGATCCTGGTGTTGTTGGTGCAGCACTTACAACTGATGTATATAGTGAGTTAATAGCAGATACAATCCATATAAATAAAGATTTATTTCAATTTATATTGAACAACAAAGGTAGAGAAAAATTGATTTTAATAACGGATTCTATTGAAGCGGGTGGGCTTGAAGATGGAAATTATGCTCTTGGAGGTCAAAAAGTTATAGTAAAAGGCAATGAAGCAAGACTTGAAAATGGTGCATTAGCTGGTAGTGTATTATCTTTAAATAAAATGGTACTTAACTTTTTAAATAATACAAACCTTAGAGTAAATGAAGCAATTAATTTAGCATCCTTGAACCCAGCAACATCTTTAGGCATAAATGATAAAAAAGGAAGTCTAGATATAGGTAAAGATGCAGATATAGCTGTGTTTGATGAAAACTTGGACTGCAAGATGACTCTATGCTTGGGTGAAGTAGTATACAAAAATATGTAG
- a CDS encoding GntR family transcriptional regulator, with the protein MKIVDKSSNIPLHTQLSAIIREMIETGELKEGDAIIPERELCNIQNVSRMTVNKTIVGLVTEGLLYRVQGKGTFVAKQKKKYQFSNVKGFTDVMKEKGVNIRTDILSFEMELPDDLVKRKLGISDNTTNIYKIIRLRYTDGEPFGLEIVYLSEEMCKGLTKGILDNSSLYRVLNEKYGYKIQKAEQVMEPIILSDEESKLLETEEGSLALKLHRNSYNKEGNPIEYTISIFRTDKYQYEIVLSE; encoded by the coding sequence ATGAAAATAGTGGATAAATCTAGTAATATACCATTGCATACTCAACTAAGTGCCATAATAAGAGAGATGATAGAAACTGGTGAACTTAAAGAAGGTGATGCAATAATACCAGAAAGAGAACTTTGTAATATACAAAATGTAAGTCGCATGACAGTGAATAAAACTATTGTTGGCTTAGTTACAGAAGGTCTTCTTTATAGGGTACAAGGAAAGGGTACATTCGTCGCAAAGCAAAAAAAGAAGTATCAGTTTTCAAATGTAAAAGGTTTTACTGATGTAATGAAGGAAAAAGGAGTAAACATAAGAACTGATATATTATCCTTTGAGATGGAACTACCAGACGATTTAGTAAAAAGAAAGCTTGGAATAAGTGATAATACAACAAATATATATAAAATTATTAGACTTAGATATACAGATGGAGAGCCATTTGGATTAGAAATAGTGTATCTATCAGAAGAAATGTGTAAAGGTCTTACAAAAGGAATATTAGATAATTCTTCATTATATAGAGTTTTGAATGAGAAATATGGCTATAAGATACAAAAAGCTGAGCAAGTAATGGAGCCAATTATACTTTCAGATGAAGAAAGTAAGCTACTTGAAACAGAAGAAGGTTCTTTAGCCCTTAAACTTCATAGGAATTCTTATAATAAAGAAGGTAATCCTATAGAGTATACCATATCGATATTTAGAACAGATAAATATCAATATGAAATAGTATTGAGTGAGTAG
- a CDS encoding DNA-binding protein, producing MIKIGDFNKLIVKRKTEFGYFLDGQTNNTKDDVLLHNRLIGKNEINIGDEVDAFIFKDSDDRTAATLIPPLAKVGDVAYLKVVDNTDIGTFIDMGLTKDILVPFKSKTYPLFRDEKYLFYIYLDKSGRIAATTDIDSYLETDHTYNVGDMVNGVVYGFQTNNSAMICVDNKYAGVILHNEYFTELKAGDVLENLHVIKIYDDGKLGLSPRGNRKDELDTLENKILSYLEGSDGYMRFNDKSDPKDISILFNSSKKNFKRALGVLMKKDLIYQDEDGTYLK from the coding sequence TTGATAAAAATAGGTGATTTTAATAAACTTATAGTAAAAAGAAAAACAGAATTTGGATATTTCCTAGATGGACAAACTAATAACACCAAGGATGATGTGCTTCTTCACAATAGATTAATAGGAAAAAATGAAATAAATATAGGCGATGAAGTAGATGCTTTCATATTTAAAGATTCTGATGACAGAACTGCTGCAACTTTAATACCTCCTTTAGCTAAAGTTGGAGATGTTGCTTATCTAAAAGTGGTTGATAACACTGACATTGGTACTTTTATAGATATGGGGCTTACAAAAGACATACTAGTTCCTTTTAAATCTAAGACCTATCCATTGTTTAGAGATGAAAAATATTTATTTTATATATATTTGGATAAAAGCGGAAGAATCGCTGCTACTACAGACATAGATTCATATTTAGAAACAGACCATACTTACAATGTAGGAGATATGGTAAATGGAGTTGTATATGGGTTCCAAACCAATAACTCTGCTATGATATGTGTTGACAATAAATATGCTGGTGTAATCCTTCATAATGAATACTTTACAGAATTAAAAGCTGGAGATGTTCTTGAAAATTTACATGTTATAAAAATATATGATGATGGTAAATTAGGGCTTTCTCCTAGAGGAAACAGAAAAGATGAACTTGATACCTTAGAAAATAAAATTTTAAGCTATTTAGAAGGTTCAGATGGATATATGAGATTTAATGATAAATCTGACCCTAAAGATATTTCTATCTTATTTAATTCAAGTAAGAAAAATTTCAAACGTGCTCTTGGAGTACTTATGAAGAAAGATTTAATTTATCAAGATGAAGATGGAACTTATTTAAAATAA
- a CDS encoding response regulator transcription factor gives MSSILLVEDDLRLIYGLEFSIQKSGFSVDIARTVKESLRMYKEKNYDLLILDVSLPDGNGFDICKKVREVSNVPIIFLTASDEEVNVVMGLDMGGDDYITKPFKLNELISRIKALLRRYNFTNENVTELKSNSITVKLLENRVFKNEIELELTTAEYKLLCLFMKNKNIILTRKNILDKLWDGNGSFVDDNTLSVYVRRLRNKIEDNPENPKFLLTVRRMGYKWNVIK, from the coding sequence ATGAGTAGTATATTGTTGGTTGAAGATGATTTAAGATTGATATATGGATTAGAATTTTCTATACAAAAGAGTGGCTTTAGTGTTGATATAGCAAGAACAGTAAAAGAATCATTGCGAATGTACAAAGAAAAAAATTATGATTTACTGATTTTGGATGTATCCTTACCTGATGGTAATGGTTTTGATATTTGTAAAAAGGTAAGAGAAGTTTCTAATGTGCCAATTATATTTTTAACTGCTTCTGATGAAGAAGTAAATGTAGTGATGGGGCTTGATATGGGTGGAGATGATTACATAACAAAACCTTTTAAATTAAATGAGTTAATTTCAAGAATAAAAGCTTTACTTAGGCGTTATAATTTTACAAATGAAAATGTAACTGAACTAAAGTCAAATAGTATTACTGTTAAATTACTTGAAAATCGTGTTTTTAAAAATGAAATTGAGCTGGAGCTTACTACAGCAGAATATAAATTATTGTGCCTATTTATGAAAAATAAAAATATCATACTTACAAGAAAAAATATATTGGACAAGTTATGGGATGGAAATGGTAGTTTTGTAGATGATAACACTCTGTCAGTATATGTGAGAAGGCTTAGAAATAAGATTGAAGATAATCCTGAAAATCCAAAATTTCTATTAACAGTTAGAAGAATGGGTTACAAATGGAATGTTATAAAGTGA
- a CDS encoding zinc ribbon domain-containing protein: MEETRFCQCCGMPMGCTNELYGTNKDGSKSDDYCSYCFKDGEFTADISMEEMIEICIPPMVQSNKGMTEDEARSMMNNFFPTLKRWK, from the coding sequence ATGGAAGAAACTAGATTTTGTCAATGTTGTGGCATGCCAATGGGATGTACTAATGAATTGTATGGAACAAATAAAGATGGAAGTAAAAGTGATGATTACTGTAGTTATTGTTTTAAAGATGGTGAATTTACTGCTGATATAAGTATGGAAGAGATGATAGAAATCTGTATACCTCCTATGGTTCAAAGTAATAAAGGTATGACTGAAGATGAAGCAAGGAGTATGATGAATAATTTCTTTCCAACATTAAAGCGCTGGAAATAA
- a CDS encoding NADP-dependent malic enzyme — protein MSKDYAKLALEMHEINKGKINVESKVEVKTKDDLSTAYTPGVAEPCLKIHENQEDVYRYTSKGNLVAVVSDGSAVLGLGNIGAEAAIPVMEGKSILFKQFGDVDAFPICLKTNDVDEIVKSVELMEPVFGGINLEDISSPRCFEIEDRLKKSLSIPVFHDDQHGTAIVVAAAIINAIKLIENKKIEDLEIVINGAGAAGIAIAKILLKMNVKNIVLCNRSGALEANMERLNLVQKEMLDVTNIRNEKGSLKDVIKGKDVFIGVSGPKTVTKEMVESMSEKPIILAMANPTPEIMPEEAKLGGAFIMGTGRSDFPNQVNNVLAFPGIFRGALDVKAKEINEEMKIAAAYAIANTITDEEICPEYILPDVFNKNVVKNVAEAVKEAAIKTKVNRI, from the coding sequence ATGTCTAAGGATTATGCAAAATTGGCATTAGAAATGCATGAAATTAATAAAGGGAAAATAAATGTAGAAAGTAAGGTAGAAGTTAAAACTAAGGATGATTTATCAACAGCATATACGCCAGGTGTTGCAGAGCCTTGTCTAAAAATACATGAAAATCAAGAGGATGTTTATAGATATACTTCTAAAGGTAATTTAGTAGCAGTAGTTAGTGATGGAAGTGCTGTACTTGGATTAGGCAATATTGGTGCTGAAGCAGCTATACCTGTTATGGAAGGTAAATCTATATTATTTAAGCAATTTGGAGATGTAGATGCCTTTCCAATATGTTTAAAGACTAATGATGTAGATGAAATAGTTAAGTCTGTGGAATTAATGGAACCAGTATTTGGAGGAATAAATTTAGAGGATATATCTTCTCCAAGATGTTTTGAAATAGAGGATAGATTAAAAAAATCTTTGAGTATACCTGTTTTTCATGATGACCAACACGGTACTGCAATAGTAGTGGCAGCAGCAATAATAAATGCAATAAAGTTAATTGAAAACAAAAAAATAGAAGATTTAGAAATAGTTATAAATGGAGCAGGTGCTGCAGGTATAGCAATAGCAAAAATATTACTTAAAATGAATGTTAAAAATATAGTATTATGTAACAGAAGTGGTGCACTGGAAGCCAACATGGAAAGATTAAATTTGGTTCAAAAAGAAATGTTAGATGTAACTAATATAAGAAATGAAAAAGGTTCTTTGAAAGATGTTATAAAAGGTAAAGATGTATTCATAGGTGTTTCAGGTCCAAAAACTGTAACAAAAGAAATGGTTGAAAGTATGTCTGAAAAACCAATAATACTAGCAATGGCAAATCCTACTCCAGAAATAATGCCAGAGGAAGCAAAACTAGGTGGAGCGTTTATAATGGGAACTGGTCGTTCAGATTTCCCTAATCAAGTTAATAATGTTTTAGCATTTCCAGGAATATTTAGAGGGGCACTTGATGTGAAAGCTAAAGAAATAAATGAAGAAATGAAAATAGCGGCTGCATATGCAATTGCTAATACAATAACTGATGAAGAAATATGTCCAGAGTATATATTACCAGATGTATTTAACAAAAATGTAGTAAAAAATGTTGCTGAAGCAGTTAAAGAAGCAGCAATAAAGACTAAAGTAAATAGAATATAA
- a CDS encoding Fe-S-containing hydro-lyase, whose protein sequence is MIKITTPVSEIDIAKLNCGDTISLSGILYTARDAAHKRLIDCINKGEELPFDVNGQGIYYVGPTPTKPGEVIGAAGPTTSYRMDDLTIPLLERGLRLMIGKGKRSEEVIQGMEKYGAVYLAAIGGAGAYISNSIKSCEIIAYEDLGPEAIRKIVVEDLKLTVAIDSYGNNIYEQGRAIYECK, encoded by the coding sequence ATGATAAAGATAACTACACCTGTAAGTGAGATTGATATAGCTAAGTTAAATTGTGGAGATACAATTAGTCTAAGTGGTATACTTTATACAGCAAGAGATGCAGCTCATAAAAGATTGATAGATTGTATAAATAAAGGTGAAGAGTTACCATTCGATGTAAATGGTCAAGGTATATACTATGTAGGTCCTACTCCAACAAAACCAGGAGAAGTTATAGGAGCAGCAGGTCCAACGACGAGTTATAGAATGGATGATTTGACGATACCTCTTTTAGAGAGAGGTCTTAGATTGATGATAGGTAAAGGAAAAAGAAGTGAAGAAGTTATACAAGGTATGGAGAAGTATGGAGCAGTTTACCTTGCAGCAATAGGAGGAGCTGGTGCATACATTTCAAATTCTATAAAATCATGTGAAATTATTGCATATGAAGACTTAGGACCTGAAGCTATAAGAAAGATTGTAGTAGAAGACCTTAAACTTACAGTAGCTATAGATAGTTATGGAAATAATATCTATGAACAAGGAAGAGCAATTTATGAATGTAAATAA
- a CDS encoding fumarate hydratase: MRKIKSEQIVEQVKKLCIEASLYLGDDVLSCIKEKAKTEKSEVGKNILNILVENAEIAKEKNIPICQDTGMAVFFVEIGQEVLVEGDTITDAINEGVRQGYEEGYLRKSVVSPISRINTKDNTPAIIHYEMVKGDEIKIEFAAKGFGSENMSKMKMLKPSDGLEGIKKFIIDTVSEAGPNPCPPMVIGVGIGGTVDKCAQIAKKALFRELGEFNEDENIAKLESELLASINKLGIGPQGLGGTTTALGLNIETFPTHIAGLPVVVNINCHASRHKKVVI; encoded by the coding sequence TTGAGGAAGATAAAATCTGAACAAATTGTTGAACAAGTAAAAAAACTTTGCATAGAAGCTAGTTTATACTTAGGAGATGATGTCTTAAGCTGTATAAAAGAGAAAGCTAAAACTGAAAAAAGTGAAGTGGGAAAAAACATATTAAATATATTAGTTGAAAATGCTGAAATAGCAAAGGAAAAAAATATACCAATATGCCAAGATACTGGTATGGCTGTATTTTTTGTTGAAATAGGACAAGAGGTTTTAGTTGAAGGAGATACAATTACTGATGCTATAAATGAGGGCGTAAGACAAGGGTACGAGGAAGGATATTTGAGAAAATCTGTTGTAAGTCCAATTAGTAGAATAAATACAAAGGATAATACTCCTGCCATTATTCATTATGAAATGGTAAAAGGCGATGAAATTAAAATAGAGTTTGCTGCTAAGGGATTTGGAAGCGAAAATATGAGTAAAATGAAGATGTTAAAGCCATCAGATGGATTAGAAGGAATTAAAAAATTTATTATTGATACAGTTTCAGAAGCTGGACCTAATCCATGCCCTCCTATGGTAATTGGAGTTGGTATAGGTGGAACTGTAGATAAATGTGCTCAAATAGCTAAAAAAGCACTTTTTAGAGAACTAGGCGAATTTAATGAAGATGAAAATATTGCAAAATTAGAAAGTGAATTATTAGCCTCTATTAATAAATTGGGGATAGGACCTCAGGGGTTAGGAGGAACTACAACAGCTTTAGGTTTAAATATAGAGACTTTTCCTACACATATAGCAGGTCTTCCTGTTGTTGTAAATATAAACTGCCATGCATCAAGACATAAAAAGGTAGTAATTTAG
- the ybaK gene encoding Cys-tRNA(Pro) deacylase — translation MIKVKTNAMRILDSNKIDYKVLSYEVKSEHVDGVEVAHDIGRDVNEVYKTLVTQGVSKSIYVYVIPVHENLDLKKAAKVAKEKSVDMIHVKDINKLTGYIRGGCSPVGMKKLYKTFVNESAKQLDTIIVSAGKIGYQIELSPLDLQKLIKVEFTDVIKK, via the coding sequence ATGATTAAAGTAAAAACTAATGCTATGAGAATTTTAGATTCAAACAAAATTGATTATAAGGTACTATCTTATGAAGTCAAAAGTGAACATGTAGATGGTGTAGAGGTAGCACATGATATAGGAAGAGATGTAAATGAAGTATATAAGACTCTAGTAACTCAAGGAGTTAGTAAGAGTATTTATGTATATGTAATACCAGTACATGAAAATTTAGACTTAAAAAAAGCTGCAAAAGTAGCTAAAGAAAAAAGTGTGGATATGATTCATGTAAAAGATATAAATAAGCTTACAGGATATATTAGAGGTGGTTGTTCTCCTGTAGGGATGAAGAAGCTTTATAAGACTTTTGTAAATGAAAGTGCAAAACAATTAGATACAATTATAGTAAGTGCTGGAAAAATAGGATACCAAATAGAATTATCACCACTTGATTTACAGAAACTTATAAAAGTAGAGTTTACAGATGTAATAAAAAAATAG
- a CDS encoding ABC transporter ATP-binding protein — protein MEKIRLSIENINKKYDNHIIFKNFNIDFYIDNVNCILGKSGCGKTTLLNIISGIIENDTCNLNIKESSNKIGSKLDVSYIFQEDRLIDWLTVEENIKIVVNKYYSKTQLDKICDEYLDLVGIIKYKNFYPQMLSGGLRQRVNIARAFIYPSKTIIMDEPFKSIDAKNKQIIMDNFKDILKKEKRTVLFVTHDIEEALFLADNIFILGDSPMRIKKELKNSSELEKNEVLKLI, from the coding sequence ATGGAAAAGATAAGGTTAAGTATTGAGAATATAAATAAAAAATATGATAATCATATTATATTTAAAAATTTTAATATTGATTTTTATATAGATAATGTTAACTGTATACTTGGGAAATCTGGATGTGGAAAAACTACTCTCTTAAATATAATAAGTGGTATTATAGAAAATGATACTTGTAATTTAAATATTAAAGAAAGTTCAAATAAAATTGGGAGTAAGCTAGATGTAAGTTACATATTTCAAGAAGATAGGCTAATAGATTGGCTAACTGTAGAAGAAAATATAAAGATAGTTGTAAATAAATACTACAGTAAAACTCAATTAGATAAAATTTGTGATGAATATTTAGATTTGGTTGGAATTATTAAATATAAAAATTTTTATCCTCAGATGCTTAGTGGAGGGCTTAGGCAAAGAGTCAATATTGCTAGAGCATTTATCTATCCATCAAAGACTATTATAATGGATGAACCTTTTAAATCTATTGATGCAAAGAATAAACAAATAATAATGGATAATTTTAAAGACATACTTAAAAAAGAAAAAAGAACTGTTTTATTTGTAACTCATGATATTGAAGAAGCATTATTTTTAGCAGATAATATCTTTATTTTAGGAGATTCTCCTATGAGAATAAAAAAAGAACTAAAAAATTCTAGTGAATTGGAAAAAAATGAAGTTTTGAAGTTAATATAG
- a CDS encoding ABC transporter permease subunit, which translates to MKQYTLLKNKKIKEQFIDKLEVTLSCVILLFLWQIIALKINNDIFLPTINQVSSSIKEIALNSNFYIDILYSIGRCFFSFLFALIFAIILSIVAYLSRIFRNLLKPINALARSIPTMILVILALIWFKKDTTPFIVGFTIVFPILYESVLGAILNIDKNLLEMASVYKIRFIDKVLKIYLPAIKFQIISILVSTFSLSLKVAIAGEVYSQPTYGIGTMIQTEKINFNTSGIFAWIIIIVLISVILQVAQKFLSRRAFLWKR; encoded by the coding sequence ATGAAGCAATATACTTTGTTGAAAAATAAGAAAATTAAAGAACAATTTATAGACAAATTAGAGGTAACACTTTCTTGTGTTATCCTCTTATTTTTGTGGCAAATTATTGCTTTAAAAATTAACAATGATATATTCTTGCCAACTATAAATCAAGTCTCTAGTAGTATCAAAGAAATAGCATTGAATTCTAATTTCTATATAGACATACTTTACTCAATAGGTAGATGTTTTTTTAGTTTTTTATTTGCTTTGATTTTTGCTATCATATTGTCTATAGTAGCATACTTAAGCAGGATTTTTAGAAATTTATTAAAGCCAATTAATGCTCTAGCACGTTCAATACCAACGATGATATTAGTAATACTTGCACTAATTTGGTTTAAAAAAGATACTACACCTTTTATAGTTGGGTTTACTATAGTTTTTCCAATCTTATACGAGAGTGTTTTAGGAGCAATATTGAATATTGATAAAAATTTATTAGAAATGGCAAGCGTGTATAAGATAAGGTTTATAGATAAGGTGTTGAAAATCTATTTACCAGCTATAAAATTTCAAATTATATCTATATTAGTATCGACATTTTCATTAAGCTTAAAAGTCGCTATAGCAGGAGAGGTATATAGTCAACCTACATATGGTATTGGGACTATGATACAAACTGAAAAAATTAATTTTAATACATCTGGGATATTTGCATGGATAATTATAATAGTTTTAATATCAGTCATTTTACAAGTAGCTCAAAAATTTTTGTCAAGGAGAGCTTTTTTATGGAAAAGATAA
- a CDS encoding ABC transporter substrate-binding protein, producing MKKYIYIMLSAALSVIFLVGCSQGQNEKPKEEPAVVKEVKVAVPDGLPAVAVAKLANENPAIKDGYETIYSIEKTPETISTRVMKKDVDIAIVPSNMAAIAYNKTSSYNIVGTVGMGSLYLVSTDDIKDYSDLIGKEVGCTGKGLTPDITIRSLLSQKDINPADINFNYVNSASELVPLLATGKITTGIVPEPALSALMSKNPNIKIIKSLNDSWKEVSGSKDGYPQSTLIIKSDFLRDNKEFVDSFLGQLSNSVDWANKNPEELGKYSEEIEISTEPKIIGKALERANLKYIPVKDMINDYKNYYEKLANFDDKTVGGKVPDEAIYFVEK from the coding sequence ATGAAAAAGTATATTTATATAATGTTATCAGCAGCATTAAGTGTAATTTTTTTAGTGGGGTGTTCACAAGGACAAAATGAAAAGCCAAAAGAAGAACCAGCAGTTGTTAAAGAAGTAAAGGTAGCTGTTCCAGATGGATTGCCAGCGGTAGCAGTAGCGAAATTAGCAAATGAAAATCCAGCAATTAAAGATGGATATGAAACAATTTATAGCATTGAGAAAACACCAGAGACAATTTCTACTAGAGTAATGAAAAAAGATGTAGATATAGCTATAGTTCCATCAAATATGGCTGCAATAGCATATAATAAAACTTCAAGTTATAATATAGTTGGTACTGTAGGTATGGGGTCTCTTTATTTAGTATCAACAGATGATATAAAGGATTATTCTGATTTAATTGGGAAAGAAGTTGGATGTACAGGGAAAGGTCTTACTCCAGATATAACAATAAGAAGTCTTTTATCACAAAAGGATATAAATCCAGCAGATATAAATTTTAATTATGTAAACTCTGCAAGTGAATTAGTACCATTATTGGCTACAGGAAAAATTACAACAGGGATTGTTCCAGAACCTGCACTTAGTGCTTTAATGTCCAAAAATCCAAATATAAAAATTATAAAAAGTTTAAATGATTCATGGAAAGAAGTAAGTGGTTCAAAGGATGGATATCCTCAATCTACATTAATTATCAAATCTGATTTTTTAAGAGATAATAAAGAATTTGTAGATTCTTTCTTAGGACAATTATCAAATAGTGTAGATTGGGCAAATAAAAATCCTGAGGAATTAGGTAAATATTCTGAGGAGATAGAAATATCTACTGAACCTAAAATAATAGGCAAAGCTCTTGAAAGAGCTAATTTAAAGTATATTCCAGTTAAAGATATGATTAATGATTACAAAAACTACTATGAAAAATTAGCTAATTTTGATGATAAGACAGTAGGAGGCAAAGTGCCAGATGAAGCAATATACTTTGTTGAAAAATAA